TCCCAAGACGGAAATCGTGAATGGCCAGAAGCGGCGCTCGAACGAACGCATACAGGTGAAAATCCCGGCGGGGGTTTCCAACGGCTCGCGGATTCGCCTCGCGGGGAAGGGAGAGCCTTCTCCCAGCGGCGGGCCGCCCGGCGATCTGTACATCATCACGAACGTCCAGCCCCACCCGAATTTCGAGCGCAAGGGCGATAACCTGTATCTTGAGCTGCCCGTCACGCTGGGCGAGGTGGCGCTGGGCACCCGGATTGAGATTCACACCTACGAGGGAACCACGAAGATGACGATCCCCCCCAACACCCAGACGGGGCAGACTTTCCGCCTGGCGGGCAAGGGCTCACCCCGGCTCAAGGGAAACGGGAAGGGGGATTTGTTCGTGATCGTTCGGGTGACGTTTCCGAAGCACCTGGACGAGGAGAGCCAGCGGCTGCTCCGGGATTTTGAGGGGCGCAACCCCATGCATCCGCGCTCGGAGATGACCGGCGTCAGTCAATAGGGAGAAAACATGCCCCGGCGGGCGAAAGATGAGCGTTTTACCATCAGCGTTGTGGCGGAGATGTTCGACATCCATCCCCAGACGCTGCGGATGTACGAGCGGGAGGGGCTGATCGAGCCGAGCCGCAGCAGCGGGAAAACACGCCTTTACTCCCGGGGGGATATCGAGCGTCTCGAGGTGATTCTGACCCTCACGCGGGAGATGGGGGTCAATCTCGCGGGCGTGGATGTGATCATGGAGCTTCGGGAGAAGCTCATGGCGGCCATGAACCGGGTGGGGGAGCTGGAAGAACTTCTGGAGAGCGACGCCCTTCGCGAGCTTCGCGATCAGATGGAACACGCCACGGCGGACATGAAGGCGCTCATTCCGGCCCGCGGCGGTCATTTGATTCGCTTGCAACGGAGAAAAACGTGACGACCAATTCCCTCAAGACGTTTTTGCTGCTCGGGCTGCTGACGGCTCTGATACTCTTTGTCGGAAATCTTGTCGGGGGCCGGACAGGGGTGATCATCGCCCTGCTGATCGCGGTGGGGATCAACGGCTACAGCTACTGGTTCTCGGACAAGATGGTGCTTTACAGTTCGGGGGCGGAAGAGGTAATCCCCGAGCATGCGCCGGAGCTGTACAGCATGGTCGGCGACCTCGCCCGAAGGGCGAATCTGCCCATGCCCCGGGTGTACGTGATTCCCGA
The nucleotide sequence above comes from bacterium. Encoded proteins:
- a CDS encoding DnaJ domain-containing protein; the protein is MAKKDYYEILGVDRKASADEVKRVYKKLARKFHPDLNPGDKKAEEKFKEISEAYAVLSDKEKRRRFDTMGHAAFSGGSPWGDRSAPPTVDEILREFNLGDLLGNIFGGGRSRSGFSGGGPSQPMKGEDVQYSIQVSFNDALKGLSTTISVPKTEIVNGQKRRSNERIQVKIPAGVSNGSRIRLAGKGEPSPSGGPPGDLYIITNVQPHPNFERKGDNLYLELPVTLGEVALGTRIEIHTYEGTTKMTIPPNTQTGQTFRLAGKGSPRLKGNGKGDLFVIVRVTFPKHLDEESQRLLRDFEGRNPMHPRSEMTGVSQ
- a CDS encoding MerR family transcriptional regulator: MPRRAKDERFTISVVAEMFDIHPQTLRMYEREGLIEPSRSSGKTRLYSRGDIERLEVILTLTREMGVNLAGVDVIMELREKLMAAMNRVGELEELLESDALRELRDQMEHATADMKALIPARGGHLIRLQRRKT